TACAATATTTCATTTAGAAACCACATTCCATTGCCATAAAATCTGTTTATAACTCACTGGCTAGCTTGTACTCGGTACTGGTGATTCCGTGATGGTTCTGCTGCTGCACCATGGTGCTGTACGTGCGCTTGTCCCCGGCCCGCTTGGTACCGGTAGTCGGGAAGTGAATATTCAGAATATCCTGCACCTCGACCTCAATTTCACCCGTGGGCATGGTCTGGTTGCACGAGTTGTGAGGGCGACGCATCACCTGACCCACAATGGTCAGATTCGTGTTCTCCGGCATATTGTTCATGCGTCGGGCCACACGTGGATGCTTGTCCTCCAACACGACCAGCTGGCAGGCTCCGCCGTTGCGATCACGGAGCTCGGCAAAGCGGTTGACTCGCTTCTTGATCAGCCGGCCGGTCAGCTCCACAAAGAGACCGCAATGATGGTTTCGCAGCTCGCCGCAACTCAGGCGCAGTGGCTGCTGGGGCTGAGAGTTCATGTTGAAGTTGCTGGCCATGGCGCTCATCAGCTGCATCAAGTCATTGCCCGAAATATTGGGACCGCTCACTGGGGGGAGACAGAGGCGTTATTAAACTGGGTATAGACTGGTAAACATAACATTTTGCAATTACAATAGGCATGTTTCCTTTTATGGTTTCAATGATGTAATGTCTTTAATGTTCCCCTAACATTAAGATCAGTATTATCATTCATAGCTTACTCACTCATGTTTCTGACACTCATAGCTACCAGACCTTAACtgctatttctttaaaaataagtttaaatttctttttctAGTTGAATAAACAGTATACTCTGCTTTATAATAAACTGAAGTCCATATACTGGGTGGAATTTAAAACCCAAATACAAATaaccaattttaatttaattaaattgttgtTAAATGAATTCGATTtggtttaattaaataaaataaatgaaaggaAAGGCCTTTTGAACATGGAATTCCAACTTGAGTCAATACAGtacaataaaaaatggtttattttCAAGGAAAACATATGTTTTCATTAGAATTAAAGCTGACTTTCATGTTTACTGATTTAAcaaataaacgaaaaaataaCTAGAATTATTTGTAAGCCTGGAAACCTCGCACTTGCCCTTCTTAATCCAATATTGCTTTTGGAACTTACTGTTGAACGGATTTGGTCCTGGACCTGGACCAAAGTTGTCGTTGAATGGCGGCGGGCCACCGCCACCACGAAAGTTGTCAAAGTCATTgtagccgccgccgccgccacctccaccgccgccatagccacctcctccaccgccgccaccATACCGGCCAGCACCGCCACGGTATCTGCCGCTCATGCTCTGCCGGAAtgggaataaaatattattaaacttGGAAAAACTCTTTTGTGTGAATCACGAGCACTTACGTGATCACAATTAGCCGGGTCTTCCGCTAAATTCAACGAGCTTGGGGTGCTCCGAAGTAAATTACGCTTTTCCGCCGGTTGGCTGCCGCTTGTCGCACTGCGCACTAGTTGTTGCTGCAGAAGCACCCGCTGGTGACTTCGCCAAAGTGTTCTGGAAATTAGTAACATTTTTTAGAACGAATTCTTGGGGCATTTAACCATTGCCTCATGCAGAtggaagaaataaaaattttttttttcggacCCAGCACgagtcacacacacacatgcgcACGCACAATCAGACAGCGGACACATACACAATAGCTTCATGTGTAGGGGTGAGTTGATGTGCCGGGCGTCACAAATATGCCGACGAAAACTGCGAATAATAGATAAGCGTACCGGATCAGTTGGGTCAACTGTGGGGCCACAATACACCGTATACAGACGGACAAGTATTACGGAACAAACGCACTTTACAATCCCTTCAATGCGAGGCTGATTTTATCAAGTTTTTAAAGATGAAATTTTAACTGTTTTGGCTTGGCTGACAATCAGAAATTTAGAGTGACCATTCCCAAGAAAACTCAAAATCCAGAGACCGGGCTACTTGCGAAATGACGCATAACTATCCCATGCAGGTTTTTAGGAATTCCCCTgtcaaactttttatttaaaaaccgttttctttttaaaaattctatttatttacatGACACTTAAATTCATTAACAAATGCATTCAATAACAATCTATCTTTTGTTCATCAGTACTACATGCATGTGCGAAAATCATACAAACTCGATTTTGTATTGTGGCAATCACAAGTCACTTCCTTAACTTGTATTCTGGCTTATTAATTCTAAAAAGTACACGGACCAGTCCAGTGCAGAAATTTCAGTAGTAATTCATTTATAAAATCTATGACGTATAATCGGTGCCGTTGAGTGCGCTTTTAAAATGGTGTACCACATAATCATGGTAGTAGGCCATAATGCAGAGGGGCTGGCCCAGGATAATGGAGGCCCAAACAATAATGTTGCCCATTCGGGGCCCCAAACGCTTTTCAATATATTTGGAAACAGCCGATAGAGGAATCTGGCCCATCATTCCCATAAAGGCCCAAATCTTGTACGTTTGTAGAGGAACTGAAACCTggaaatacatattttattaaaattacatAATTTTGAAGATCCCTTTTGGAACTCACCAAGTATTCATGGAAGAAGGCGCTAAACAGGAAAACTATAGTTGAAGCCTGTCGCGAAGAGTAACCCATTTGAACCACTGGGATGTACAGGTGACGAACACACCATCTGTGGACGGGCATGTTCCAGGTTCTCCAAAAAGTATCAATATTATTGGCATTCCACCAATCACAGTAAAAGTTACGATCAGCAAAGTTTAGTAGTTCCCCCACCGCGTTCAGGAAGGAGTGGAACATCAGGTAGAAAAAGCATAGCCAGCAAAGGTGATTGGGTAACTAGAGAGAACATAAGGATTAGCATCAACAAAGTCTGGATAATGGTTCTACTAACCGCTAGTTTCAGGAGTCGCTCAGTGGCCAAAGCAACATCCATGTTGGAGAATGGGATTAAAGAGTTGCGAACTGAGGGAATAATCCATTGCTGAAACAGTGCCATGACCACATTTACTCCAATCACAACCTCCAGAAGACGCTTCAGCAAAAAGCGTTTGCGCACGCGTGAAGTGCGTGGAAAGTTTAGTTCATAACACAGAGTGGGGGCACAAAGGAAGTACACGAGATCCCTGTAGGTGAGATTATCCGGGTACTGTACCAGCTTGGGGATGGCTTCATCGTCATCGCCACCATCCAGGGCTCCATTCTCTAAATTAGCAATAAAATTTAgtaaaagtaaatattaaaaaaaaggaaacttaCTCAGTTCTGCTAAGGTAATGCTGGGTCTACGTTCTCTGGGGTTCTTTTGGTAGTAAGTCTGACGACACCACATATTTGTCTGCACATAGCTCCAGAGTTTCAGAAACAGAACAGAGTAATAAAAGCAAACCGTAGAAGCTCCCACTAAAAACAAAGTGTTAAATTATAAAGAATCGAATATTATTATAGTACTTACTCAAGCTAAAGGCATGTCCTCGAAGATGAATGCTCACCACCGGCAAGCAGACCAGTACAATTATGTTTACGATCTGAATAAAGATACCCAGTCCTTCGGCAATAATttcctaaaataaataaattattaaaaataagttttaaaaaaatatttttaaaaactatcgTAACGGTCAAAAGCAGAGTGACCAGTTCTATTTTCAGAGTGGCCGCCATCAAACAAttccaaaaagcaaaaatctCTTGGTCACACTAGTTCGCTTCTGATTTGCCATTTGCAATTATTGTcgatttcatttcattttgcaAAGCACAAAGACAGCTGAAGAAAAGAACAACGAGCtagtgataaaatttaacgtGAAACTacaaaaagaaatcaaatatCAAATCACAATGGAGGTTACAGACGCCAATTTGCAGCTGCTGGCCGGATATTTGCAGCAGACGCTGAGCGCCGATCCAAATGTTCGCCGGCCCGGTGAGTGTTTGCGGCACACACACAACTGCACATGCGTGCATTGCgtggctgtgtgtgtgcgcgGGAAAGGTCTTTTGCGACGCCTCGGAGAAATAAACCCTATTTTCCTCTAAAGGGGTTTACTAAAACGTCAATCAGATGTTTTTAAAGCTGCACTACTGCCGTAATCATTATCGCAGTCATGATCTGCCGTTACCCACTAGTTGCTAAGCACTCCGCCGGAAACAGCCTCCAAGCATACAgttgttttgaaaaatgtcaattttcttaataatgaaagcatttttcttttatttttagctgAGAAACTTTTGGAGAGCACGGAATTGCAGCAAAATTACCCCGTTTTGCTGCTCAACCTAATAGACAAAGCTCAAATGGACATGACCATACGGGTGGCGGGCGCCATTGCATTCAAAAACTACGTGAAACGGAACTGGGCCGCCCACGAGGACAGCAACGAACCGGATCGCATTCACGAAAGCGACAGAAACAATATCAAGACTCTAATTGTGACACTTATGCTTCATTCCCCGCTGGCCCTGCAGAAGCAGCTGAGCGACGCCGTCAGCATCATTGGAAAGCATGATTTCCCTAAAAAATGGCCGCAGCTCATCGACGAGATGGTGGAGCGATTTGCCTCCGGCGATTTTAACGTAATCAATGGTGTTTTGCAAACAGCCCATTCGCTTTTCAAGCGCTATCGCTACGAATTCAAGTCCCAGAATCTGTGGGAAGAGATTAAATTTGTGCTGGAACGCATGGCTAAGCCTTTGACGGATTTACTTCAGGCCACAATGCAACTGACAAAAGTGCACGAAAATAATCCCGAGGCACTGAAAGTAATCTACGGGTCGCTGGTGCTGGTGAACAAGGTATTCTTCTCACTGAACTCGCAGGATTTGCCCGAGTTCTTTGAGGACAACATGAACACCTGGATGGGTGCGTTCGTTCAACAGCTGGCTGTCGATGTGCCAGCCTTGCGCACAGACGATGACGAAGATGCTGGCGTTCTGGAACATCTGCGCACCCAGGTATGCGAGAATATTTGTCTGTATGCCAGGAAATACGATGAGGAGTTCAAACCCTTCATGGAACAATTTGTGACAGCAGTCTGGGAGTTGCTGGTCAAGACCAGTCTGCAAACCAAATACGATGCGGTAAGGAATTATTTCTAGGCACTTTTAGACTCTCTTCTAAATAAATACCATTGTAATGCCCTTCACAGTTGGTGTCCCATGCCCTGCAATTCCTTTCCGTTGTGGCTGAGCGTCCGCACTACAAGAATATTTTCGAAAACCCCGAGATTTTGGCGAGGATCTGCGACAAAGTCGTCATTCCCAATCTGGACATCCGACCTTCCGACGAAGAGATTTTCGAAGACAGTCCCGAGGAGTATATTCGCCGGGATATTGAGGGTTCCGACATTGATACACGACGTCGGGCGGCCTGTGATCTAGTGAAGACCTTGTCGGTCAACTTTGAGCAGAAAATATTCGGTATCTTTGGGCAATATCTAGAGATCCTGCTGGCCAAGTACAAGGAGAATCCGGCCGCCAACTGGAGATCAAAGGATACTGCCATATACTTGGTCACATCGTGGGCTTCACGTGGTGGAACCGAAAAGCATGGCATCACCCAGACCTCGGCGCTGGTTCCCTTGCCGGAGTTTTGTGCTCAGCAGATCATTCCGGAGTTGGAAAGGCCGAATGTCAACGAAATACCCATTTTGAAGGCAGCCGCCATCAAGTACGTGATGGTGTTCCGCAACGTCTTGGGTCCTCAGATTCTAGCCACCTGCATGCCCCATCTCATTCGCCATTTACCCGCCGAAAGCATAGTGGTGCACAGCTATGCCGCCTGTTCTGTGGAAAAGGTGCTCACTATGCGCGATGCTAGCAATGCAATTGTATTCGGTCCCCAGGTCTTGGCACCGCATGCCAACGATCTAATTAGTGGTCTGTTTGCAACTCTAGCTTTGCCCGGATCCGCAGAGAATGAGTATGTGATGAAGGGTGAGTCTTGTCTTTAGTTTTCCACACTTCTGTCTATTTAAGTAAAAATTCTGTTATTTCTTTTAGCCATCATGCGCAGCTTCCACGTCTTGCAATCAGCTTCTATGCCTTTTATGGGAGTGGCTCTGCCACGTCTCACGGAAATCCTTACTCTGGTCTCCAAGAATCCATCACGTCCGCACTTTAATCACTATCTTTTCGAGACCCTGGCACTGTCGGTCAAGTAAGTCTCACCAATGGCTTTCATTATAACTATATCTAATATATCTTCCTCACAGGATTGTATGCCAGGCGGATGCCTCTGCAGTCAGCTCTTTCGAAGAGGTTCTGTTCCCTGTTTTCCAGGGCATCCTGCAGCAGGATATTATCGAATTTATGCCCTATGTTTTCCAAATGCTCTCTGTTCTGCTGGAAGTACGCGAAGGCTCTGGCCCCATTCCAGAGCCTTATTGGGCCCTGTTCCCGTGCCTGCTGGCTCCCGCACTTTGGGATCGCTCGGGCAATGTGAAGCCACTGATTCGCCTCATTTGTGCTTTCATTAAGCAGGGTTCGGCGCAGATTTTGGCTCTGGGTAAAATTGTAAGTGGGATCTATGATAAATCAACTGTGATTTCCTCAAGTCCTAAATGTTTTCGTCTTTTCAGAATGGAGTCTTCGGCGTCTTCCAAAAAATGAATGCTTCAAAAGCCAACGATCACGAGGGATTCTATCTGATGCAGCACATGCTGACCTACTTTTCGCCTACTGATTTGGATGCCTGCATGCGTCAGGTCTTCCAGCTGATCTTCCAGCGTTTGTCGCTGTCGAAAACGGCCAAGTACATCACTGGAATCATCGTGTTCTTCAGCTTCTTTGTGATCAAGTTTAACGGCAGTAAGCTGGTTCAGCTTGTCGATGAGCTACAGCCCGGCATGTTTGGCATGCTATTGGAGCGTATATTCATTACCGAGATGTCAAAGGTCATCAAGGAACTGGACCGCAAGGTAGTGGCTGTGGGTGTCACCAAACTGCTCACCGAGACCCCGGAAATGTTCCAGCCGCAGTATGCCGGCTACTGGCCACGCTTGCTTCAAGCTCTTATCGATCTGTTCGAGCGACCACCAGAGAAGCTGGCCGGCATTGAGGTGGCCGGTGAAAATACTGATGACGGTGATGGAGGTTATCAGGTGGCTTTCGCCCAGCTCACACATGCCCAGCCCAAGATTCAGGACCACCTGGCCGATATTCCTGATGCCCGGAAATACTTGGCCAGTGCAATTTCAAAGTTCTCCCAGTCGCGCGTCGGAGAACTGCCCACTTTAATAGCGCCCCTCGACCAGGAGTACAAGCAAATGCTTCAGAAATATTGTGATCAAGCCGGCGTACCCGTTGCCTAATGGCATCATCAAATGAAATCTTAAGAAGGCATTCATTCAATCACACACCTCGCCATACATTCGTAATGCTTGCAAAACCCTAATCGTCCGTTATTTCGGTTCATTATcgtcattaaaaatttgttttatatgTAAGAGTAATATTGTACACAAATAAATAGTTATGTTTCGCAATGagattttaaacaatttcttaGATAAGTAAGCCGTTGGTAATATTTTCCAAGTTTTTTATCATGAATTGAGAGAAGTTTCTAAACACAAGTAGCACTCCAAGTGAACACTACGTTTTGTCACAGTGACATACACATTTCATTtacttttttccaaaattgtCTATATTTTAACacgaaatcaaaaaaaaaaaacaccaccGATTCTTGAAAATTTTTTGGCCTTGGCCTTTTAAGAATAGCTCTTATAGAACATCATGCTCAAACTAATAACTTTAATAAAGTCGCGATCGAAGAAACTGGGAGTTCGATGCTATCGGAGTAAGTACTTACCATAGCCAGGCCTTTCTCCACAGCAAGACAGAGGGATATATGAACTAGGGAATCTGGgggttataaaaaaaaagatataatatatatattggagAACATAACTCTTCTAGTTACTTACAAATGCTCAAGATGAGGGCATTGTGACCTTCGCCTTCGTTGTGTCCACTGATAAAAAAGAACCAGTCCAGGGGATTAATGCGAATGCCATAtctatttgttaaaaaataattaaatatatatatctttgtAAAGTTCTAGAGTTAGCTTTACTTAAGTAGGTTCTCCAGACCCAGACGTAGACCACCAATGCAGAGTAGAAGAAAGCCCCAGTTAACCAGGCCCGTAAAGTTGGTGAACCCGGAGCTCCAGGAAAACAGCGAGTCTCTAGGGCGATGAATCCTGAAAAAGAGGATATATTGATCAATATTAATTTCCAAAGTTTATCAAGCTTAAATTACGGTCTTCCAGGCTGAGCTCTTCGCTGTTTCTCCTCCTTGTTGGAGATTTCTTCAGCCCTCGTCACACTTTGGGTTCTTCTGTAGCGCAGTTTCTTCTCGCTTCCGTTCATCCCATTTCCGTTCTCATCCTTGTCCAAAACTTTGCGATATTGCCGCAAATCAATGGGATTACCATGCTGATCGAATAGGTTTTGGGTGGATTTCCGATTCCTCAAACTACTGAGATTGTGTTCCGTGGCGGAGGCGGATCTTCTCAAGCGTTTCATAATCCCAACCCCTCCGGTTCCACCATTTTTGGTCTCTTCTGTTTTGACGGCTCCCTTGACTTGGGGATCCTTATTGGTGGTCATGGTTCTTAATctataaagaaattttaatttatggtgattagtttctttttttatgaacCCGAATCTTATCGTTTAATTTGGTTCATAAAAGTGCAATTCAGCGATAAGAATTGGGTTTATATTCTCTTTAGTCCCCCACCTTAACACTTGAAGTGTTTTATATTCTGACACCGAAATAACTTACATTGGGGTTAAAGTGGCTTTAATCAGTCAAGAAATcagattaaataaaaaatcctgATAAGGGGAAAAGTATTTCTAGGTCAGaattacaaaaaatgtaaGGCCCAAGATAATAAACCAATTATACTTGAATGATTAAGGCCTGttataaatttcttaaaaatattaaagagtACAAATGCACTCACTATAGCTTTCAAAGTTCGTGTTCCTATATGATTGCCGATTAAGTAATCAGATACCTATTTGCATAGACATTGAACCCCTCCTCTCTAATGGTAAAGCGGTTTAGTTGCCTGGTCTATAACCCAACAACTTCTCACTTGAATCGTGTAAAACCAGTTGCCAGATAGTTATATCTGACATTGTCTACCGAGAGTCAAGATCGCATGTCAGACGGATAATCGCGATATGGGAGGGCATTAGACTATCACCATTAGGCTCGTAATTCACCCAAGACCCTTGAGATGTTCCAATTAATTGACTACATCTGCCGGTTCTATTTATATAACTTGTTTTTTTGCAAAGAACATCtgcaacaaatattaaaaaattatatatactcCTATGACGAAATTTGAGGGTTATCAGTGGAAGTGAATTCTTGAGTAACTATATCTACGTCATATATAGAAAGGAAACAATTTATTTCTCAatgccttttatttttatttgagtagTTTTGTTCGTATCAAAGTTCGAATATAATCGTTACTTATCGCCTGAATataaaaatgctatattaAGGTGATCGTAAGGTGTGTTTATGTTCATAAAGTGCTATTTTTCTTGCAAAACAAGGTCAGGAAACTATGTGGAATTTTTCGAAATCTTGATGGAATATTTTATTGTCACTTTTACATCATCATTGAGTCCATTGAACTGATACACAAATCACAAAGAACACATATAATTTTATGTAATATATATAACGTATGCACTGTATGGTCGGAGGTATAGTCGAGTCACGATGACACAACGTCATCCAGAACTCGAAGTCGAAATCGTCACGGCTCATCAGTTGGAATGATGAGTAATTACAGAACCCCAACCTCAGGGAGAGATTTTATGTagttcttcaaaaatatatacaaaataaaagatCTTCCGGAAAGTAATCCCAACTCTGGCTGTATATACAAACCCCCGAATCGAAGTGCCTCTGCGGTCTGACGATTAGTTTGTTGAACTTTcggtttaaatttaaaaccacGAAAGTTGGGGGGGCGGTGGCCAGCAAAGCGAATGATTACTGTTGATTTGTATTTAATGCGCACCTCTAAGGGTAATTTACAACAATGTCTGAGGGACGACGCACCTTTTAACTATAAATATGTT
This region of Drosophila bipectinata strain 14024-0381.07 chromosome 2L, DbipHiC1v2, whole genome shotgun sequence genomic DNA includes:
- the Cse1 gene encoding exportin-2, with product MEVTDANLQLLAGYLQQTLSADPNVRRPAEKLLESTELQQNYPVLLLNLIDKAQMDMTIRVAGAIAFKNYVKRNWAAHEDSNEPDRIHESDRNNIKTLIVTLMLHSPLALQKQLSDAVSIIGKHDFPKKWPQLIDEMVERFASGDFNVINGVLQTAHSLFKRYRYEFKSQNLWEEIKFVLERMAKPLTDLLQATMQLTKVHENNPEALKVIYGSLVLVNKVFFSLNSQDLPEFFEDNMNTWMGAFVQQLAVDVPALRTDDDEDAGVLEHLRTQVCENICLYARKYDEEFKPFMEQFVTAVWELLVKTSLQTKYDALVSHALQFLSVVAERPHYKNIFENPEILARICDKVVIPNLDIRPSDEEIFEDSPEEYIRRDIEGSDIDTRRRAACDLVKTLSVNFEQKIFGIFGQYLEILLAKYKENPAANWRSKDTAIYLVTSWASRGGTEKHGITQTSALVPLPEFCAQQIIPELERPNVNEIPILKAAAIKYVMVFRNVLGPQILATCMPHLIRHLPAESIVVHSYAACSVEKVLTMRDASNAIVFGPQVLAPHANDLISGLFATLALPGSAENEYVMKAIMRSFHVLQSASMPFMGVALPRLTEILTLVSKNPSRPHFNHYLFETLALSVKIVCQADASAVSSFEEVLFPVFQGILQQDIIEFMPYVFQMLSVLLEVREGSGPIPEPYWALFPCLLAPALWDRSGNVKPLIRLICAFIKQGSAQILALGKINGVFGVFQKMNASKANDHEGFYLMQHMLTYFSPTDLDACMRQVFQLIFQRLSLSKTAKYITGIIVFFSFFVIKFNGSKLVQLVDELQPGMFGMLLERIFITEMSKVIKELDRKVVAVGVTKLLTETPEMFQPQYAGYWPRLLQALIDLFERPPEKLAGIEVAGENTDDGDGGYQVAFAQLTHAQPKIQDHLADIPDARKYLASAISKFSQSRVGELPTLIAPLDQEYKQMLQKYCDQAGVPVA
- the mdy gene encoding diacylglycerol O-acyltransferase 1, which encodes MTTNKDPQVKGAVKTEETKNGGTGGVGIMKRLRRSASATEHNLSSLRNRKSTQNLFDQHGNPIDLRQYRKVLDKDENGNGMNGSEKKLRYRRTQSVTRAEEISNKEEKQRRAQPGRPIHRPRDSLFSWSSGFTNFTGLVNWGFLLLCIGGLRLGLENLLKYGIRINPLDWFFFISGHNEGEGHNALILSIYSLVHISLCLAVEKGLAMEIIAEGLGIFIQIVNIIVLVCLPVVSIHLRGHAFSLMGASTVCFYYSVLFLKLWSYVQTNMWCRQTYYQKNPRERRPSITLAELKNGALDGGDDDEAIPKLVQYPDNLTYRDLVYFLCAPTLCYELNFPRTSRVRKRFLLKRLLEVVIGVNVVMALFQQWIIPSVRNSLIPFSNMDVALATERLLKLALPNHLCWLCFFYLMFHSFLNAVGELLNFADRNFYCDWWNANNIDTFWRTWNMPVHRWCVRHLYIPVVQMGYSSRQASTIVFLFSAFFHEYLVSVPLQTYKIWAFMGMMGQIPLSAVSKYIEKRLGPRMGNIIVWASIILGQPLCIMAYYHDYVVHHFKSALNGTDYTS